The sequence GCCTTCGGGGAGGTGCTCTAGCAGGGCCTTCAGGGCAGGACGGGCCCCTTCAACCTCGAGTTGCTTCAGGGCGGCTTCACTCAGTTCGGGCCGCTCAAAGAAGGGCCGGGCCTGATCAATGCCGTCCTTGAGGGTGACCAGCGATGGGCCCAGGAGGCCGCAAAGGTCTTTCAGCCAGTTGGCGTCGCTGTGCTCCCAGCCCAGGGCATTCCACTGGGGTTGCAGTTCCGCCAGCAGTTGCTCGGGGCTGCGTTCGTGCAGCACCTGGCTGTTGAGCCAGTTCAGCTTGTCCCAGTCGAAGCGGGCTCCGGCCTTGTTGACCCGATCGAAACCAAAGACCTTGGCCGCGTCGGTGAGGTTGAAGCGCTCCTCCATGCCCTCCGGTGGGGACCAGCCCAACAGGGTCATGTAGTTGGCTAGGGCTTCAGCGGTGTAGCCCTGTTCGCGGAAGTCATTGACCGAGGTGACCCCGTCCCGTTTGGAGAGCTTTTTGCCCTCCTTGTTGAGGATCAAAGGGGTGTGGGCAAATTCGGGGACCGCCGCGCCAAGGGCCGCATAGAGCAGCAGCTGCTTGGCGGTGTTGGCGATGTGATCTTCCCCGCGGATGACGTGGCTGATCGCCATGGCGGCGTCATCGACCACCACCACGAGGTTGTAGAGGGGATCACCGATTTGATCGGCCGGAGCCCGGCGGGCAATGACCATGTCTCCGCCCAGGTCGCTGCCGGACCAGCGCATGGCACCACGGACCAGGTCGTTCCAGGTGATGACGGCATCGTCATCAATGCGGAAGCGAATCGTGGCTTCACGCCCCTCGGCGATGAAGGCCTGCTCTTGCTCGGGGCTGAGGTTGCGGTGCCGGTTGTCGTATCGGGGAGCGCGGTTTGCTGCCGCCTGCTGCTCCCGCATCGCCGTGAGTTCAGCTTCGGTGGCGTAGCAGCGGTAGGCCTTGCCGGAGTCCAGCAGTTGCTGAATGGCGGCCCGATGGGCATCGATTCGCTCGCTTTGAATCACGGGCTCAGCGTCCCAGTCGATTCCGAGCCACTGCAGGCCCTCAAGGATGTTGGCGGTGAACTCGGGCCTGCTGCGTTCCTTGTCGGTGTCTTCGATCCGCAGCAGGAAATCGCCACCGAGATGACGGGCGAAGAGCCAGTTGAAGACTGCCGTACGGGCGGTGCCGATGTGGAGAGTTCCAGTCGGGCTGGGGGCGAGACGCACACGGACCGCCGCTCCAGTTCCAGTCACTGGCGTTGACCTCAAGGTGGAAACGGGACTGACGGGATTCGAACCCGCAACTTCCGCCGTGACAGGGCGGTGCTCTAACCGGTTGAACTACAGTCCCTTGAGTGCTCTGAGAGCTCTCTACGTCTGGGATTTGCGTTCCCAGCCGTGCCGCGTCAGCGACCACAAAAGTATCCGTTGTCGCCCTGCCCTCCGTCAACACACTCAGCGATGAAGACGGCAAACCTTATGAACTGGCCCCGGGTTTGAGCCATAAAAAAGCCCGCCATTGGCGGGCTTTTCAACAGTGATGAGCGGTGCTCAAAGTTCAGGGGCGGAAACCGGCGGGTTCGATCAGGCGGACCTGATTGCCGCGGGCAGTGAACTCACGGCCTTGATCGCTTTGGACGACCACGCGACCGCCGGATTTGACGCGGATCACCCGGGCACGAACCCAGCCGAGGGCGGCAGATTCCAGAACCTTGACGACATCACCGGGCTGTAGATCCAACTCCATGTCCGGAAACGAGAGACTGCAGGTAGGGGACATCGAACGCGCCGTGGAGGACTTGAACCCCCGACATCAGGTTTTGGAGACCTGCGTTCTACCAACTGAACTAACGGCGCAGGGCCGATGTCCCCTCGAAGACCACTGAAGTTCAGAGGTCTTTAGTGGCCACAACAGAACGAAGTGGCCGTGGTGCTGAAGGCGATTGGCCTCAGCGATCGAAGCGCTGCTTAACGCGAGTGGCTTTGCCCACCCGGTCGCGCAGATAGAAGAGCTTCGCCCGGCGCACTTTACCGCGACGCTCCACCTTGATGGAAGCCACCTGGGGGCTGTGAATCATGAAGACGCGCTCAACGCCGATCCCTTGGAAGATGCGGCGAACGGTGATGGTCTCGTTGAGGCCGCCGTGGCGCTTGGCGATGATCACGCCCTCGAAGGGCTGAACGCGCTCTTTGTTGCCCTCGGTGATGCGAACGCCGATCCGGACGGTGTCACCGACATAGATGTCGGGGAGTTCCTTGGGGTTCTTAGCGATCTGCTCGGCCTCGAAGGCCTGCATCAGAGCGTGGGCACTGAGCTTGCCCACGGTTGCTTTTGCAGCAGCAGGCTTTTCGGCCACAGCCACGGCGGAGTCAGTTGCAGCCTCGTTGCCGGCGGCTTCCTGGGTCTCTTCGTTCTTGATCTCGTCAGTCATGTCCTTGGAATCCGCTGCCATCCCAGCTCCGTGAAACGCCTGGCCAAACAACCAGTGTACTGGCTCAGGGTGCCCCCGGATCTCGGGGGCGAAGGCGCCACAGCCGGCGGATCGCCAGGGTGGAGCCCGTCACGAGCATCCATAGCAGACCGAGGCCATTCAGCAGGACGTAAATCGGCTCAGCAGCTGGGCCCAGCCATTCCCCTTCGTGCAAGACCATCAGCCAGTGCACCTGGTCTCGACCGAAGCCCCCCCAGTCTTTGAGCAGCCGGTAGGCCATGCCGCTGCAGACCGTCAGCAGGAGTGGAAGCACCACCACGGGCGCCAGCGCGGCATGCAGCCGTCGCATCCAGGCCAGGGTCGCTTTCATTGGGGCACGGCCAGGGCTGTTGGTGGCAGCACAGATCAGGCCTCAGGTTCTAACTTGCGGAGAGCAGGCCTGCTCTGGCGCGATGAACCTCTTTGCTGATTTGCTGGCCGCCACGCAGAAGGATCAGGGTCAGGTGCCCCAGTCGGTGGCGACCCAGACCGGTCCTCGGATTCAGAAGAGCCGCCGGGGCGTTGAAGTGAAGAGCGCTCGCGAAATCGAGACGATGCGCCAGGCCAGCCGGATCGTGGCCACGGTCCTGCGCGAGATCATGGAGCTCGCCCAGCCGGGCATGACCACCGGCGATCTCGATGCCCACGCGGAAAAGCGGATTCGCGAGATGGGTGCGGTGCCCAGCTTCAAGGGCTACCACGGTTTTCCCGCCAGCATTTGTGCCTCCATTAACAACGAGGTCGTCCACGGCATCCCCAGCAACAAGCGGGTGATCAAGGCCGGAGACTTGGTCAAGGTCGACACCGGTGCCTACTTCGACGGCTACCACGGCGACAGCTGCATCAGCCTCTTGGTGGGCGAGGGGGCTTCAAAGGAGGCCCAGGACCTGGCGCGAGTCGCCCAGGAGTCCTTGATGAAGGGCCTGGCCACGGTGAAGGCCGGAAGCACCCTGATGGATCTGGCTGGTGCCGTTCAGGACCATGTCGAGGCCAACGGCTTTGCCGTGGTGGAGGACTACACCGGCCATGGCGTAGGCCGCAACCTGCACGAGGAGCCCTCAGTCTTCAACTACCGCACCCGGGAGCTTCCGAACATGAAGTTGCGGCCCGGGATGACCCTGGCGGTGGAGCCGATCCTCAATGCAGGAAGCAAGATCTGCCGCACCCTGAAGGATCGTTGGACCGTCGTGACCGTTGACGGCAGCCTTTCGGCCCAGTGGGAGCACACGATTGTGGTGACCAGCGACGGCTGCGAAATCCTGACGGACAGGGACTTCTAAGACCGGCTGCTGACCACGCGGAAATAGGCCCAGCGGCTCAAGGTGGCCAAGGGCATCAAGAGATAGGTCAGGGGGTTGGGGGTCACGATCACCAACCCCACCCCCCAGTGGGCCTGCCGCAGGATTTCCCGGGCGACAAAATCCGCTGACATCAATCCAATCGGATTGAGAGCTGATCGGAATGGTCCCAGGACCAGGCGGCGGATGCGGAAGGTTTCACTGGCCAGGTCCAGGCTGCGCAGACTAAGAAGTTGGCCCTGAAGTCGCTTGCTGATCTCATAGATCGGGCTAAGCGCGGCTTGGATCTCGGCTTCCGAGGTGTTGATCCAGATCTCGCGGGGAGTCTTGCCGTCGTCCTGCTGGGCAAACACCTCCAACAACCTCCAGCTGCTCAGGGCATTGACCTCCAATGAGCGCTCGATGGCGTCGGGGCTGCGCTCGCCATGGCAGTTCACGCCATGGTTGATCAGAAGAATGTCGACGCGTGCCAGAACGCCGCTCAAGGCCTGCTCCTGGCCGACGCTCCAGCGCACCTGCTCGAGGGGTACGGGGTCACCATTGCTGCGCTCCAGGCGCAGCGGTTGATCGCTGCTGGTCAGAGCAATCAGCTGAGCACCGGCTGCATCCAGCTGCAGCAGTAGGGCGCGCCCCAGGCTGCCGCTAGCTCCAGTGATGGCAACGGTGCGACCTTGAAAGCGCGTCAGTCCCATGCAGCGGTGGGCGATGGCCTCAGCTTGCGCCATCCTCGGTGCAGAGGACGTTGCTGGCATGTCGGCGGGGCTGGTGGCCTTGTTCGCTCCCTATTGCCAGGGGAGCGAGCGCCCGGAGGAGCTGGAGCAAGCGCTCGAGACCTTGGCCCGCGGCTCCTGCTCGGGGGTGCGTCAACTCAAGCCAGACGGACAGCGGCCCTTTCGCCTGAGCTGGACAGCGGGGGTGGCCCCACTGGAGCCAGCGCAGCTGCAGCTGGTGGTGGAGGCTGATCCGTCTCGCCCGTCGCCAGCGTTGCCGGGGGCGACATATTCCTGTTCTGTGGCCACCTCTGCGCTGGTGCTCTGGTTGATGGATCGCACGGGACCAGAGGGGGCGAGGGATCTGCCGGACAGTTTCTGGCAATGGTTGTTACTGGGTCTTGAACCCAGTCCAAGTCCCGGTACCCCTTAGATTCAATACAACAACTGGGGTCACATGGTCCAGGGCAATGCGGCGAATCACGCTTCCCCCGCCCTGCTGATCGGTTCCTGTGCGCCCTTTAGCGGCAAATCGGCGGTGGTGCTTGGCATGGCCCGCCAGCTGCTGCAGCGGGGGGTCAAGGTCCGGCTTGGTAAACCCCTGGCTGACAGCGCAGACGGGTCGGCCCCCTTGATTGACGACGATGTGCGCTTCGTTGGTCAGATTCTTGGTTTGAAGGGGGACCAGCTGGTTCCTTCGGTCCATCTCAAGGACGCAGAGGCGGCCCGCGCGCGCCTGTTGGATGGGGACCTTCAGCCCGGTGCGGGTTTTCAGCAGCTGCAGCAGCAACTGCAATCCTCTGCGGATGATCTGACCCTGATGGAGGCCTCGGGCAGCCTCAATGACGGTCGGCTCTATGGGCTGAGCCTGGCCCAGGTGGCGCAAGGTCTCAAGGCCCCTGTGCTCCTGGTTCATGCATGGGAGGACAGCAGCAGCGTCGAGCCGCTGTTGGCAGCCCGCGATCAGTTGGGAGATCTCCTGGCTGGAGTGGTTCTGAATGGCGTTCCCCCCGCTCAGGTCACAGCCCTGCGCTCCGATGTGGTCCCCGCGCTGGAGCGGTTGGGGTTGCCGGTGCTGGGGGTGATGCCCCGCTCGCCCCTCCTGCGCAGCGTCACCGTTGAGGAGCTGGCCCGCCGGCTCGATGCCCGCACCCTCTGCTGCCCGGAGCGGCACGATCTGCTGGTGGAGACCCTGTCCATTGGTGCCATGAACGTGAACTCCGCCATGGAGTTTTTCCGCCGCCGCCGCAACATGGCCGTGGTAACCGGCGCGGACCGCACCGATATTCAATTGGCGGCACTGGAGGCTTCAACCCAGTGTTTGATTCTCACGGGGGCTGGCGACCCACTTCCTCAGCTGATCTCCCGGGCGGAGGAACTTGAGGTTCCGTTGCTCAAGGTCGATCACGACACCTTGACCACCGTTGGTGTGATCGAAAATGCCTTCGGCCAAGTCAGGCTGCATGAATCGGTGAAGGCCACCTATGCCTTCCGGCTGGTGGAAGAGCATTGCGATTTTGAGCGACTTTTTAGTCGTCTACGACTGCCTGTTGCTGCATAAACACTGCTAATTTCGAAGCGTCAGCTGGTGTTTTTGCGTTGACCCGGTCTCTCGATTTGCCTGCCCTCGACCGGATCGACACCCTGGCTCAAGAGCTGGCGATGCTTCAGGACCGGAGCAAGCGTCGCATCGCGATCCTCGGAAGTCGCCATGTTCCGGTGGTCTCGGTTCACTTGGTGGAGTTGGTGGCCCGCTCCCTCGCCCAAGAAGGGCACAACTTGATTACGTCGGGCTCCCAGGGCGTGAATGCGGCTGTGATTCGCGGCGTCCTTGAAATTGACCCGTCCCGCCTGACGGTGCTCCTGCCGCAAAGCCTTGACCGTCAACCCAAGGAGTCACGCGATCAGCTCGATCGGGTGCTGCATCTCGTCGAGAAACCTGAGAACGACGAGTTGCCGTTGCCAATGGCCAGCAGCCTTTGCAATCAGGAGATCATTCGCCGCTGCGATCAGCTGATCTGTTTCGCCTTTCACGACAGTGAAACCCTTCTGACGAGCTGCCGTACGGCTGAGGACATGGGCAAGGTGGTCAGCCTGATGTACTTCGACTGACCCCTTCTTCCAGCAGGTGTCAGTTGGCTGCTGCGATGACGGCCTGCAGTCCCTCCCAATAGAGCAGGCCTGCGCAGGTCATGGCACCGGCCCAGCAGAGGGATCGAACGGGTGGCAGGTTGGCGACATAGGCGGCGATGTACCCCAGTCGCAGGGCGGGATAGATCCAGGCGGCGGCGATCGCCACCGGCGAGCCGACCCCAGCGATCAGGCAGATCAACGCTGCCGGTGCATAGAGGGTGAAGGCCTCGAAGCTATTGAGGTGTGCCCAGTTGGCCCGCTTGCCCCAGTCCGGCAGGCGCTCCGCCATGGCCCTGGGCGCGGCGAGGTCGCTCAGTTGGAAGTTGGCCTTGGAGCGGGCTGCGCCGAGGGGGACCAGGCTGGAGACCACAACACCGGCGCTGAGGAAGAGCGACCAGGCAAAGGCGGGATGCATCAGGGCCACAGGGCTTGGGTTGCCTCCTTTTCTAGGCTGGTAGAGGTTCACCCCGCGCGACCGCATGGCCTCCAGCTACTCCTTCGACGTCGTCTCCGATTTCGATTGGCAGGAATTGGTGAACACCCTGGACCAAGTGCGCCGCGACGTTTCGACCCGCTACGACCTCAAGGATTCCGGAACTGAAGTGGACCTGGAGGAAACCAGCTTCACCATCACCACCGCGAGCGATATGTCACTGCAGGCGGTTGAAGATGTGCTGCGTCAGAAGGCGACCAAACGCAATCTCTCCCTGAAGATTTTTGATTTCCAAACCCCGGAGCCCGTGGGCGGAAACAAGGTCAAGCAGGTGGTGAAATTGCGCAAAGGCCTGAGCCAGGATCTTGCGAAAAAGCTCAGTAAAACCATTCGCGACGAGCTCAAAAAAGTCACCGTCGCCATTCAGGGTGATGCTCTGCGCGTGACGGGCAAAAGCAAAGATGATCTGCAGGCGGTGATTCAGCTGCTCAAGGATCAGGACGTGGAAGTGCCCCTGCAGTTCCAGAACTACCGCTAGGAGGGATTCAGCCGCAGGGTGTGATTTCTGGCCAGCGTTGCCTTAACTCCTGCACGTGTTCCCTCAATCGTTCCGTTAACAGCTCGACCTGAGGTCTTTCGGCGAACTCCCGCTTGCACACCAAAACATCCCCGGACTCCAGCGGCAGCGTGAGCGGAAGTTTCACCAGGCTTCCACCCAGCAGGTCCAGGGTCATGGCTGTGGCGTAGGCGATCGTGAGTTCGGCTTCGTTGCGGCCCTCCCACCTGTTGATGTCGTAGCGCTGCATTCGCACGGGCGAGGACCAGAGTCCGACCGCTTTGAGTGCAGCCTCCACCTGGGGATAGGCCCCGCGGGGGAGCGCCAGGCTGGGGAAGCCCTCGAGATCGTTAAAGCTCAGCTGCTTGTGTTGCAGAAGCGGATGGTTGGGGGCCACCACGCAGTGCACCGGCATGGCACTGAGGGGCAGGGTGCAGAACTCGGGGTCGTCGTTCTCTGGGACGTCCGGCTTGGCACCAATCCAGGCGTCGACGATCCCCAGGCGCAGCAACTCCAGGTTGCGTGGGACGCCAACGATGTCGCACAGCCCGACCATCCACCCTGGCGGGCTGGGTTGGGTGATGAGCGGTTGCCACCAATAGGCGGCCTCGAGCCGCAGGGGGGCTAGTCCCTTCCAGCGCGCCAGTTGATGCACCCTGCGCTCGGCATTGAGCAAGGGGGCATCACTCAGTAGATCCCACTCCCCATCGCATTTTTTGCTGGAGACCTCAAAAATGGTCTGGGCCTGCTTGGCGCGGCGGGAGATGCTTGGTTGACTGAGGGACAGCTTCTCGGCAGCCGCGTCACCGGTCCTGAGCCAGAGCAGGCCATCGAGCGCCGCCAGGGTTTCCAGATCAACCAAGCGTGAGGCCGCATGGGGAGTCTTTCTAAACTCGCACCCCAGAGCGCTTTCAGCTAGCCGATGACCCGCTCAGGCTGGCGTTTTTGGATTGATCGAGGCGGCACCTTCACCGATGTGGTGGCCAGCTCTCCGGTTGGGGCGTTGGAGGTGTTCAAAGTCCTCTCGGAACAACCCGATCAACCCGGTGACCCGGCGGTCCGGGTGATTCGTCAATGCCTTGGCCTGAGCTCTCCGGACCAGGTCATTCCTCCGGGTCTGGTGGCCGAGGTGCGGTTGGGGACCACCGTGGCCACCAATGCCTTTTTGGAGCGCGCCGGCGCCCGCACCCTGTTGCTGATCAACAAGGGCTTCGCTGATTTGCTGGCGATTGGCGATCAGCACCGACCTGATCTCTTTGCCTTGGCCATTCGCCGGCCCCAGCCGCTTCAGGGGCGAGTGATTGAGGTCCAGGGCCGTTTGGCCGCCGACGGCCATGAGCTTCAGCCCCTGCTCTTGGACGAGACGCTCAAGGCTGCCGTTCAGAAGGCGAAGGCTGATGGCTACAGCAGTGTTGCCGTGGCTTTACTGCATAGCACCACCAATGGGAGCCATGAGCGGCAACTTGGCTCCTGGTTGGAGGCCTTCGGCTTTGTGCAGATTGCGCTCTCCCATCAGGTCAGTCCCCTTCCCCGTCTGGTGCCGCGGGGGCAAACCACGGTGCTTGAGGCATCAGTGGGACCGGTCCTGCAGGGCTACCTGAAACAGGTGCAGGAGGCCCTCGGGCCCGATGTGCCGCTGCGGGTGATGCAGTCCAGTGGCGTCTTGGCCGCACCCGGCGCACTGCGCGCTAAGGACACGATCCTTTCGGGGCCAGCCGGTGGCTTGGTGGGGGCCGTGCGCACGGCGGCCCTGGCGGGCTTTGGTCGCATTGTTGGTTTTGACATGGGCGGGACGTCCACCGACGTCTGTTATTGCGATGGCCCGTGGCCCCGCCTCGATCAGGTGGAGCTTGAGGGGTTGCCGATCCAGGCGCCGATGCTGGCGATTCACACCGTGGCCGCAGGCGGTGGTTCCCAGTTGCAGTTCGATGGGGTGCGCTTGCGGGTGGGCCCCGAGTCGGCTGGGGCTGATCCCGGGCCGGCTTGCTATCGCCGCGGCGGGCCCCTGACCGTGACCGACGCGAACCTGTTGCTGGGGCGCCTGCAGAGCGATCAGTTCCCAGCGGTGTTTGGTCCCAGGGGCGATCAACCCTTGGATGGTGCTGTCGTGCGCCAGCAGTTCGAGCGCCTCGGTGAGCGCTTGGGCTGTTCGGCGGAGGCGGCGGCCGAGGGCGCCCTGGAGCTCGCCCTGGAGCGGATGGCGGAGGCGATCCGCCGCATCTCGATCCAGCAGGGCCATGACGTACGCGAGGCGGTGCTCTGCTGCTTTGGCGGGGCTGGCGGTCAACACGCCTGTGCCTTGGCGGAGCGGTTAGGGATGCAGCAGGTGCTCCTGCACCCCTTCGCTGGAGTGCTGTCGGCCTACGGGATTGGCCTGGCCGATGAGGGCCAGGTGTTGGAGCAGTCTTTCGGGCGTCTGCTCGATGCCAGCAGCCTGGCGGAGCTCGAGGGAGTCACGGCCGAGCGGATCAGCGGCGTCCCAGCCGGTGCCCAGCTGCAGCGGATCCTGCAGTTGCGCTTGCCAGGCCGGGATCAGTGCTTACCGGTGCCCTGGCCAAGACCCTGCCCCGGTGCTGAGCATCTGCGGCAGCACTTCATCGCGCAGTTCCAACAGCGCTATGGCTACCTCCCCAACGGCGATCCACTGGAGGTCGTGGTGGATCGCCTCAGCCTCGAGTTCAGCTGGCCCGGAGCAGCTGTCAGGTCTCAGCCCAGCTCCACCGCTGCACAAGGTGCCGAGGCGGGAAGCCTTTCGGTCTATCTCGATGGCGCCTGGAGGACGGCCGCCCTCTGGCAGCGATCCCAGATCGCTCCTGGTCAGCTTCTGCAGGGTCCGGCTTTGATCTGTGAGACCACAGGCACCAACCTTTTGCCTGCTGGCTGGAGTGCCTGCTGCCTGCCTGGTGGGGAACTGCTGTTGAGCTGTGATCAAGATGCCCGCCCCAGCAGCAGCGCCGAGCAGGTGAGGGATCCGGATCCCGTCACCCTGGAGCTGTTTGGCCATCGCTTCATGGCGATTGCCGAGCAGATGGGGACGCGTCTGCAGCAGACCAGCGTCTCGGTGAACATCAAAGAGCGCCTCGATTTCTCCTGCGCCTTGTTCGACGGGTGCGGACGCCTGGTGGCCAATGCCCCGCACATCCCTGTCCATCTCGGGTCGATGGGCGAGAGCGTCTTGGCCTTAATGCGGGCCGTGGAGCACGGGGATCTAGAGCCCCTGCAGCCGGGTGATGCGGTGGTCTCCAATAACCCGTTCAACGGCGGCACCCATCTGCCCGATCTCACGGTGATCACGCCGCTGTTTGCCCCCTCCGGTGGGGATCAACCGGTGGCCTTCGTGGCCTCCCGCGGCCATCACGCGGATGTGGGAGGGATCACACCCGGATCGATGCCATCCAGTAGTCGTTCCATTGATGAGGAGGGTCTGCTCTTCGACAACGTTCCGCTGGTGCGGGGCGGGAGATTGCTGGAGCAGGCCTGGCGTGATCGCCTCGGCCAGGGCCCGTGGCCGGCTCGCAATCCCGATCAGCTCTTGGTGGACCTGCAGGCGCAACTGGCCGCCAACGACCTGGGTGTGCAACGCCTGTTGGCCTTGATGGGTTCAGCGGGAGGGGAGCGGGTCCTGACCTACATGGGCCATGTTCAGGACCAAGCGGCCGCGGCGGTGCGCCAGGTCCTGAGCCGACTCTCCGATGGGGAGGCGCGGGTTCAGCTCGATGCGGGCCCTGAGATCGTGGTGCGCTTGCTGGTGGATCGCCAGGAGCGCAGGGCCCGGATTGATTTCAGCGGGACCTCCCCTCAGATCGAGGGCAATCTCAATGCTCCATTGGCGATCACCAAGGCCGTGGTGCTCTACGTCTTCCGCTGTTTGGTGCGCGAGTCCATTCCGCTCAATGCCGGTTGCTTTGATCCCTTGGAGTTGGTGGTGCCCCCGGGCTGTCTGCTCAACCCCAGCCCGCCAGCGGCCGTGGTGGCAGGGAATGTTGAGACCTCTCAAGCGGTCGCCAATGCCCTTTTCGCAGCGGTGGGTGTCCTGGCGGCTTCCCAGGGAACGATGAATAACCTGAGCTTTGGCAATGCCAACTGCCAGTACTACGAGACGGTTTGCGGCGGAACTGGAGCTGGTAACGGGTTTGCGGGAGCCGATGCGGTGCAGAGCCACATGACCAATTCCCGCTTGACGGATCCGGAAATCCTCGAGCAGCGCTTGCCGGTGCGGCTGGAGCAATTTGCGATTCGTGCTGGTAGTGCCGGAGTGGGCCGCTGGCCTGGCGGCAACGGCGTTCTGCGGACCTTGACAGCCTTGGAGCCCCTCACCGCTTCGCTGTTGTGCGGCAGTCGTCTGGTCCCTCCCTTTGGTTTGGCCGGGGGGGGAGATGGGGCTTGCGGTCAAAACAGCCTGCGGCGGGCGGGTGCCCAGCAGATGGAACCCCTGCCCGGCTCCACGCTGGTGGAGTTGCAGCCTGGTGATCAATTGCAGATGGCGACCCCCGGTGGTGGGGCCTACGGAGCGATCGACTCATGAGAAAGCGATCTCGCGTCGCGGTTGGGCTGGCCTCGGTCGCCTTGGCCCTTTCCAACCCAGCCCAGGCGAACCTGCTGCAGGAGCGCAGTCAACGCTTCCATCCGGTGGAGTCCTCCGCCGGGATCGTGGCAGCCCAGGAGGCCCAGGCTGCGGCGGTCGGGGCCCAGATCCTGCGGGAGGGCGGCAACGCCGTGGATGCGGCCGTGGCCGCCTCCTTTGCCCTGGCGGTGACCTTGCCCCAGGCGGGAAACCTGGGGGGAGGAGGGTTTCTGCTGCTCTGGTTGCCCAAGCGGGGGACTATTGAGACCTGTGCGGCAGCGGCCAGAGGACCCCAGCTTCCCGAAGCCATGAACCTGGGTCGCGGCGAGGCCGTGGCTCTGAACTTCCGGGAGAAGGCCCCGCTGGCGGCCAGGCCGGACCTGTTCTTGAACGCCGATGGAACGGTCAATCGCCGCCTGGCCCTGCGCAGCCTCCTCAGTACGGGGGTGCCAGGCACCGTGGCCGGTTTGTCACAGGTGCAGCGGCGCTACGGCTGTCTCTCCCTGGCAGAGGTGATGCAGCCGGCGATTCGCCTGGCTGACCAGGGCTTTGTGGTGGGGCCTGAGTTAGGTGCCTCCCTGCGGGTGGCGGCGCCGTTTCTGAAGAACGACCCCAGCAGTGCCGCACAGTTCTTCAAGGCCGATGGCACGCCCTACCGCCCGGGCGAGCGACTGAAGCAACCTTTGCTGGCAGCGAGTTTGCGCTGCATTGCCGAGCAGGGCGCCAGCTGCTTCTACCGCGGTCGCTTGGCCCAGGCCATGGTCGCGTTGATGCAGGCCCAGGGCGGTCTGATCAGCCTTGAGGATCTCGAGCGCTACCAAGCCCCCTGGATGCGTCCCCTGCAGGGAGAGCTGCGGGGGCATCCCGTGTTGACCATGCCCCCACCGAGTGGGGGAGGTGCCACCTTGCTGCAGCTGCTCAAGGTCCTGGAGCCGCTGCAGCTGCAGAGCACTGGACTCAATAGTGCTGCGACGATCCATCGGATGGTGGAGGCCATGAACCTGGCCTACCGGGATCGCAATCGACTACTGGGTGATCCTGATCAGGTGGCGATGCCCCTGGATCGTCTCCTCAGCGATCGCTATGCGGCGGCTCAACGTCGACGGATTCGCTTGGACCGTCACCGCCCTGCTACCGAACTGGAAGCGGAAGCGCTGCCGGTCTATGGCGGCACCAACACGACCCATCTCTCGGTGGTGGACCGTGATGGGGGGCTGGTGACCACGA is a genomic window of Synechococcus sp. A10-1-5-1 containing:
- a CDS encoding hydantoinase B/oxoprolinase family protein, translated to MTRSGWRFWIDRGGTFTDVVASSPVGALEVFKVLSEQPDQPGDPAVRVIRQCLGLSSPDQVIPPGLVAEVRLGTTVATNAFLERAGARTLLLINKGFADLLAIGDQHRPDLFALAIRRPQPLQGRVIEVQGRLAADGHELQPLLLDETLKAAVQKAKADGYSSVAVALLHSTTNGSHERQLGSWLEAFGFVQIALSHQVSPLPRLVPRGQTTVLEASVGPVLQGYLKQVQEALGPDVPLRVMQSSGVLAAPGALRAKDTILSGPAGGLVGAVRTAALAGFGRIVGFDMGGTSTDVCYCDGPWPRLDQVELEGLPIQAPMLAIHTVAAGGGSQLQFDGVRLRVGPESAGADPGPACYRRGGPLTVTDANLLLGRLQSDQFPAVFGPRGDQPLDGAVVRQQFERLGERLGCSAEAAAEGALELALERMAEAIRRISIQQGHDVREAVLCCFGGAGGQHACALAERLGMQQVLLHPFAGVLSAYGIGLADEGQVLEQSFGRLLDASSLAELEGVTAERISGVPAGAQLQRILQLRLPGRDQCLPVPWPRPCPGAEHLRQHFIAQFQQRYGYLPNGDPLEVVVDRLSLEFSWPGAAVRSQPSSTAAQGAEAGSLSVYLDGAWRTAALWQRSQIAPGQLLQGPALICETTGTNLLPAGWSACCLPGGELLLSCDQDARPSSSAEQVRDPDPVTLELFGHRFMAIAEQMGTRLQQTSVSVNIKERLDFSCALFDGCGRLVANAPHIPVHLGSMGESVLALMRAVEHGDLEPLQPGDAVVSNNPFNGGTHLPDLTVITPLFAPSGGDQPVAFVASRGHHADVGGITPGSMPSSSRSIDEEGLLFDNVPLVRGGRLLEQAWRDRLGQGPWPARNPDQLLVDLQAQLAANDLGVQRLLALMGSAGGERVLTYMGHVQDQAAAAVRQVLSRLSDGEARVQLDAGPEIVVRLLVDRQERRARIDFSGTSPQIEGNLNAPLAITKAVVLYVFRCLVRESIPLNAGCFDPLELVVPPGCLLNPSPPAAVVAGNVETSQAVANALFAAVGVLAASQGTMNNLSFGNANCQYYETVCGGTGAGNGFAGADAVQSHMTNSRLTDPEILEQRLPVRLEQFAIRAGSAGVGRWPGGNGVLRTLTALEPLTASLLCGSRLVPPFGLAGGGDGACGQNSLRRAGAQQMEPLPGSTLVELQPGDQLQMATPGGGAYGAIDS
- the ggt gene encoding gamma-glutamyltransferase — its product is MRKRSRVAVGLASVALALSNPAQANLLQERSQRFHPVESSAGIVAAQEAQAAAVGAQILREGGNAVDAAVAASFALAVTLPQAGNLGGGGFLLLWLPKRGTIETCAAAARGPQLPEAMNLGRGEAVALNFREKAPLAARPDLFLNADGTVNRRLALRSLLSTGVPGTVAGLSQVQRRYGCLSLAEVMQPAIRLADQGFVVGPELGASLRVAAPFLKNDPSSAAQFFKADGTPYRPGERLKQPLLAASLRCIAEQGASCFYRGRLAQAMVALMQAQGGLISLEDLERYQAPWMRPLQGELRGHPVLTMPPPSGGGATLLQLLKVLEPLQLQSTGLNSAATIHRMVEAMNLAYRDRNRLLGDPDQVAMPLDRLLSDRYAAAQRRRIRLDRHRPATELEAEALPVYGGTNTTHLSVVDRDGGLVTTTTTLNTAYGNGISVPGAGFLLNNEMDDFTAKPGAPNAYGLRQGSQNAIAPERRPLSSMTPTLVFHPDGRPLLATGSPGGSRIITTVLQVLLNRLVHGLNLASAVAETRIHSQLWPDQISTEQGLSPDTWSLLEQRGHQLQLRPAMGSANSAEVRYADDSEAKPVGSWGVADPRRPDAAAVPESP
- a CDS encoding YajQ family cyclic di-GMP-binding protein; the encoded protein is MASSYSFDVVSDFDWQELVNTLDQVRRDVSTRYDLKDSGTEVDLEETSFTITTASDMSLQAVEDVLRQKATKRNLSLKIFDFQTPEPVGGNKVKQVVKLRKGLSQDLAKKLSKTIRDELKKVTVAIQGDALRVTGKSKDDLQAVIQLLKDQDVEVPLQFQNYR
- a CDS encoding LysR substrate-binding domain-containing protein, with the protein product MVDLETLAALDGLLWLRTGDAAAEKLSLSQPSISRRAKQAQTIFEVSSKKCDGEWDLLSDAPLLNAERRVHQLARWKGLAPLRLEAAYWWQPLITQPSPPGWMVGLCDIVGVPRNLELLRLGIVDAWIGAKPDVPENDDPEFCTLPLSAMPVHCVVAPNHPLLQHKQLSFNDLEGFPSLALPRGAYPQVEAALKAVGLWSSPVRMQRYDINRWEGRNEAELTIAYATAMTLDLLGGSLVKLPLTLPLESGDVLVCKREFAERPQVELLTERLREHVQELRQRWPEITPCG